A portion of the Microbulbifer agarilyticus genome contains these proteins:
- a CDS encoding DUF2970 domain-containing protein, producing MNHTDDKDRQQKPSFGQVVLSTLAAAVGVQSDKNRERDFKAGSFKAYIAAGIIFTAAFVAVLILVVKTVLSNMG from the coding sequence ATGAATCACACCGACGACAAAGATCGGCAGCAGAAACCATCGTTTGGCCAGGTTGTGCTCAGCACCCTGGCTGCAGCGGTGGGCGTGCAGTCGGATAAGAATCGCGAAAGGGATTTCAAGGCAGGCAGCTTCAAGGCCTACATTGCTGCAGGCATTATCTTCACCGCCGCATTTGTTGCGGTGCTGATCCTGGTAGTGAAAACAGTGCTAAGCAATATGGGATAA
- a CDS encoding nitrite/sulfite reductase: MYRYDEQDHKLIRERVAQFRGQTERYLAGELSEEEFLPLRLQNGLYVQRLAPMLRIAVPYGLMNSTQVRRLAHITRKYDKGYAHFTTRQNVQLNWPNLEDVPDILAELAEVEMHAVQTSGNCIRNTTTDQFAGVAGDELVDPRPYCELIRQWSTFHPEFAFLPRKFKIAVCGTEEDRAAIRAHDIGVQIVKNDQGESGFQVFVGGGLGRTPILGVAIRDFLPETHLLSYLEAIVRVYNQLGRRDNKFKARIKILVKAMGPEEFARRVEAEWEQIKDGADELTVEAIEWAKRFFPEQPYKTFKAGHGEAVLRDQAGDDKAFARWLERNTFPHRVEGYQAVTLSTKPTGIPPGDVTDRQLEAIADLADEFSFGEVRVTHEQNVVLADVEQEKLFALWQAARKHGFATPNIGTLTDMICCPGGDYCSLANAKSIPVAEAIQRKFDDLDYLYDLGDLDLNISGCMNACGHHHIGHIGILGVDKKGEEFYQVQLGGSANQDASLGKVLGPSFSRDQMPAIIGKILDVFVENRQPEEFFIDTYNRIGLQPFKERVYAKAS, translated from the coding sequence ATGTATCGATACGACGAACAGGACCACAAGCTGATCCGGGAACGGGTGGCCCAGTTTCGCGGCCAGACCGAACGCTATCTCGCCGGTGAGCTGAGCGAAGAAGAATTTTTGCCCCTGCGCCTACAAAATGGCCTGTATGTGCAGCGTCTGGCCCCCATGTTGCGCATTGCGGTGCCCTACGGGCTGATGAACAGCACCCAAGTTCGTCGCTTGGCACACATTACCCGCAAGTACGACAAGGGCTACGCCCACTTCACCACCCGCCAGAACGTTCAGCTGAACTGGCCGAATCTGGAAGATGTACCGGATATCCTGGCGGAACTGGCGGAAGTCGAGATGCACGCGGTGCAAACCAGTGGTAACTGTATCCGCAACACCACCACCGACCAGTTCGCTGGTGTCGCTGGTGATGAACTCGTCGACCCCCGCCCCTATTGCGAGCTGATACGTCAGTGGTCCACCTTCCACCCGGAGTTCGCGTTCCTGCCGCGCAAGTTCAAAATTGCGGTTTGCGGTACTGAAGAAGACCGCGCAGCGATTCGCGCCCATGATATCGGCGTGCAGATCGTAAAAAATGACCAGGGTGAGAGCGGATTCCAGGTATTTGTTGGCGGCGGCCTCGGCCGCACCCCAATTCTGGGCGTGGCCATTCGTGACTTCCTGCCGGAAACCCACCTGCTGTCGTACCTCGAAGCCATCGTGCGCGTGTACAACCAGTTGGGCCGCCGCGATAACAAGTTCAAGGCGCGCATCAAGATTCTGGTAAAAGCCATGGGCCCCGAGGAATTTGCCCGCCGCGTAGAAGCGGAGTGGGAGCAAATCAAAGACGGCGCCGACGAGCTCACCGTCGAGGCCATCGAATGGGCCAAGCGCTTCTTCCCAGAGCAACCGTACAAAACCTTCAAAGCCGGCCACGGCGAAGCCGTACTGCGCGATCAGGCCGGTGATGACAAAGCGTTTGCCCGCTGGCTGGAACGCAACACCTTTCCGCATCGCGTAGAGGGCTATCAGGCAGTTACCCTGAGCACCAAGCCAACCGGTATCCCGCCGGGTGACGTGACCGATCGTCAACTGGAGGCAATCGCCGACCTGGCCGACGAATTCAGCTTCGGTGAAGTGCGCGTAACCCACGAGCAAAACGTGGTACTGGCAGACGTAGAGCAGGAAAAACTGTTCGCACTTTGGCAAGCGGCACGCAAGCACGGCTTTGCCACTCCGAACATCGGCACCCTGACCGATATGATTTGCTGCCCGGGCGGCGACTACTGCTCCCTGGCCAATGCCAAGTCCATTCCGGTGGCGGAAGCCATTCAGCGCAAGTTCGACGACCTGGACTACCTATACGACCTGGGTGACTTGGACCTCAATATCTCCGGATGCATGAACGCCTGTGGCCACCACCACATCGGCCACATCGGCATTCTCGGTGTAGATAAAAAAGGCGAGGAGTTCTATCAGGTTCAGCTCGGTGGCAGCGCCAACCAAGACGCCAGCCTCGGCAAGGTACTTGGCCCCAGCTTCTCCCGTGACCAAATGCCAGCAATCATTGGCAAGATTCTCGATGTGTTTGTCGAGAACCGCCAGCCGGAAGAATTCTTTATCGATACCTACAACCGTATCGGGCTGCAGCCATTCAAGGAGCGTGTGTATGCCAAAGCCAGCTGA
- a CDS encoding DUF934 domain-containing protein yields the protein MPKPADNSAAKKPVGAQPENPAQLILDGEVADNQWNLLPLTGEEEITADKLAAGKIILPASVWLALREALQDRKQEIGVWLDSDETADLIGEYASELPLIAAHFPAFTDGRGFTAARLLRERYGFTGEMRAVGNFIRDQLTYLTRCGFNAFAFQGDQPLSGLTESLRDFSDSYQAAVDQPLPIHRRRALA from the coding sequence ATGCCAAAGCCAGCTGATAACTCCGCGGCGAAGAAGCCGGTAGGTGCACAACCAGAAAATCCAGCACAACTCATACTTGATGGGGAAGTAGCAGACAACCAGTGGAACCTGCTGCCGCTGACTGGTGAAGAAGAAATTACCGCCGACAAGTTGGCCGCAGGCAAAATCATCTTGCCGGCGAGCGTATGGTTGGCCCTCCGCGAAGCACTGCAAGACCGCAAACAAGAGATTGGTGTGTGGCTCGACAGCGATGAAACTGCTGACCTCATTGGCGAGTACGCCAGTGAACTGCCGCTCATTGCCGCGCACTTCCCGGCATTTACCGATGGCCGCGGTTTTACCGCAGCACGCCTGCTGCGTGAGCGCTATGGCTTTACCGGTGAAATGCGTGCGGTCGGCAATTTTATCCGCGACCAACTCACTTACCTGACCCGTTGTGGCTTTAACGCCTTCGCGTTCCAGGGTGACCAGCCCCTGAGTGGATTAACTGAATCGCTGCGCGACTTCAGTGACAGCTACCAGGCCGCGGTAGACCAGCCGTTGCCAATCCACCGCCGGCGCGCACTCGCCTGA
- a CDS encoding CaiB/BaiF CoA transferase family protein has translation MSGPLSHLKVLDLSRILAGPWASQVLADFGAEVIKIERPGKGDDTRHWGPPYLQDAEGNDTTDAAYYLSANRGKKSITVDITKPEGQALIKDLVQQCDILLENYKVGGLAKYGLDYASIHAINPRIVYCSITGFGQTGPYAQRAGYDAMIQGMGGLMSITGVPEGLPGAGPQKVGVAVADLMTGMYAVSGILAAVVHREKTGEGQQIDLSLLDTQVAWLANQAQNYLVSGVSPERQGTAHPNIVPYQAVPASDGYFMLAVGNDTQFQKFCQIAGLDAVALDPAYATNQGRVKAREILVPLVEAATAAKPAAWWLEKLSDAHVPCGPINNLQQVFADPQVQARGMVVEQPHPEAGSVRTVRNPLGFSASPLAYQDAPPTLGQHTQAVLADELGLSPEQVAALRDKGVI, from the coding sequence ATGTCTGGCCCGTTATCTCATCTCAAGGTGCTCGACCTGAGTCGAATTCTGGCCGGCCCCTGGGCCAGTCAGGTGCTGGCGGACTTTGGCGCAGAGGTCATTAAGATCGAGCGCCCGGGCAAGGGTGACGACACCCGTCATTGGGGGCCTCCCTACCTGCAGGATGCCGAAGGCAACGACACCACGGATGCAGCCTATTACTTGAGCGCGAACCGCGGCAAAAAGTCCATAACGGTCGATATCACCAAGCCCGAGGGCCAGGCGTTAATTAAGGACCTCGTCCAGCAATGCGACATTTTGCTGGAGAATTACAAGGTGGGTGGCCTGGCAAAATACGGCTTGGACTATGCGTCGATACACGCAATTAACCCGCGTATCGTTTATTGCTCCATTACCGGATTCGGCCAGACAGGCCCCTACGCGCAGCGCGCTGGCTACGATGCCATGATTCAGGGGATGGGTGGCCTGATGAGTATTACCGGAGTGCCGGAAGGGCTACCTGGGGCCGGCCCTCAGAAAGTGGGTGTTGCCGTGGCGGACCTGATGACTGGGATGTATGCCGTTTCCGGTATCCTTGCGGCAGTAGTGCATCGGGAGAAAACCGGCGAGGGGCAGCAAATCGACCTGTCCCTGCTGGATACCCAGGTCGCCTGGTTGGCCAATCAGGCCCAAAACTACCTGGTATCAGGCGTCAGCCCCGAGCGCCAGGGTACCGCACACCCAAACATTGTCCCTTATCAGGCGGTTCCGGCGAGTGATGGTTACTTCATGTTGGCGGTCGGCAACGACACGCAGTTCCAGAAATTTTGCCAAATTGCCGGTCTGGATGCGGTTGCACTAGACCCGGCGTATGCGACGAACCAGGGGCGGGTAAAGGCGCGCGAGATTCTCGTTCCTTTGGTGGAGGCCGCAACTGCCGCCAAGCCCGCCGCGTGGTGGTTGGAAAAACTCAGCGATGCCCATGTGCCCTGTGGGCCAATAAACAATTTGCAGCAGGTGTTTGCGGATCCGCAGGTACAGGCCCGTGGCATGGTGGTTGAGCAGCCGCACCCGGAGGCGGGCAGTGTGCGCACCGTGCGCAACCCGTTGGGCTTTTCCGCGTCTCCCCTGGCTTATCAGGATGCGCCACCCACCTTGGGCCAGCATACGCAAGCGGTGCTGGCCGATGAGCTGGGATTGTCCCCGGAACAAGTTGCTGCGCTGCGGGATAAGGGAGTCATCTGA
- a CDS encoding DUF962 domain-containing protein, with protein MAENTMQTPQNEDKASETPRFTSFREFYPFYLNEHSNLTCRRLHFVGTALVISLVITAIISRNWTLLWAVPVAGYGFAWVGHFFFEHNRPATFKNPFYSLWGDFVMFKDILIGKIER; from the coding sequence ATGGCAGAAAACACTATGCAGACACCGCAAAATGAAGATAAGGCCAGCGAAACCCCGCGCTTTACCTCTTTCCGCGAGTTCTATCCGTTTTACCTGAACGAACACAGCAACCTAACCTGCCGCCGGCTGCACTTTGTGGGCACTGCGCTGGTGATTAGCCTGGTTATTACCGCCATCATCAGCCGCAACTGGACATTGCTGTGGGCGGTACCAGTGGCGGGCTACGGCTTTGCCTGGGTCGGGCACTTCTTTTTTGAGCACAACCGTCCTGCCACATTTAAAAACCCCTTTTATTCTCTGTGGGGCGACTTCGTCATGTTTAAAGACATCCTGATCGGCAAAATCGAACGCTGA
- a CDS encoding TyrR/PhhR family helix-turn-helix DNA-binding protein, with protein MRVEITCSDRVGILQEIMAIFANFRVNVRTGEIGGDSGDKVYLWAPGLLLTQFQSIEKSLQQVPGVQKVRRIALIPSERRHFELDTLLRHVSYPVLSVDGAGRIIAANLAAARAFGVNEGQVPGMQLQRFLPKLQLEELLRGLTAPRYGFPVLVRGKPFTLDWSPITLGDSSAGPASLAGAVLTLHAAAPDVDSPLEQTPPTPQVLWDLDARRACCLRLQQMAPLQAPLLISGERGCGKTTFLHAAYYLSPLAEGGKVYRCHGEALDVDGVTRLAELPRDTVVLIDDLELAPKDVQRQLAQSLLRTQFLPRLMVTITVFSTLLPALQQTFSGQHIPLPTLRAMRPSLERFVRLILSQVAHGEGVPVPGDVEVSEFDGVVDALKLSDWPTNFTGLTQQMESALAHMRARGGRVLAREDFPDMVSETNLPWREWGRGLTLAEQLEKVERSILEELLESLPPGQRSSRALARQLGISHTAVANKLRKHKLTVH; from the coding sequence ATGAGAGTAGAGATTACCTGTAGCGACCGTGTAGGCATATTGCAGGAAATTATGGCGATCTTTGCCAATTTCCGGGTCAATGTGCGTACTGGGGAAATTGGCGGCGATAGCGGAGACAAGGTTTACCTGTGGGCGCCGGGCCTGCTTCTGACCCAGTTTCAGTCGATCGAGAAGTCCCTCCAGCAGGTGCCCGGGGTTCAGAAGGTGCGCCGCATCGCGTTAATTCCCTCCGAGCGGCGCCACTTCGAGTTGGATACCCTACTGCGGCATGTGTCGTATCCGGTGCTGTCGGTGGATGGTGCCGGCCGCATCATTGCGGCAAACCTCGCTGCTGCCCGGGCGTTTGGGGTGAATGAGGGGCAGGTGCCAGGGATGCAGTTGCAACGTTTCCTACCCAAGCTGCAACTGGAGGAGCTCCTGCGAGGGCTGACTGCGCCTCGTTACGGGTTCCCGGTGTTAGTGCGCGGCAAGCCCTTTACCCTCGATTGGTCGCCAATTACGCTGGGTGACAGCTCGGCCGGGCCCGCGTCGCTTGCTGGTGCCGTGTTGACCTTGCACGCCGCTGCCCCCGATGTGGATTCTCCCCTCGAACAGACGCCACCCACACCGCAGGTACTCTGGGACCTGGACGCGCGCCGAGCCTGTTGCTTGCGCCTGCAACAAATGGCGCCGCTGCAAGCGCCACTGCTGATTAGCGGTGAGCGCGGCTGCGGCAAGACCACATTTCTACACGCGGCCTACTATCTGAGCCCACTGGCGGAGGGTGGTAAGGTTTATCGCTGCCACGGTGAGGCGCTGGATGTAGACGGGGTGACGCGACTTGCAGAATTGCCCAGAGATACCGTGGTGTTAATTGATGACCTTGAACTCGCGCCGAAGGATGTGCAGCGGCAGTTGGCGCAAAGTCTGTTGCGCACCCAATTTCTGCCCCGGTTGATGGTGACCATTACCGTATTTTCCACCTTGCTGCCCGCACTACAGCAAACCTTTTCCGGTCAGCACATTCCATTGCCCACCTTGCGTGCGATGCGTCCGTCTCTAGAGCGTTTTGTGCGGCTAATCCTGTCTCAGGTGGCGCATGGGGAGGGCGTGCCGGTGCCCGGTGATGTGGAGGTATCGGAATTTGATGGGGTGGTTGATGCGTTAAAACTGTCGGATTGGCCGACAAACTTCACCGGCCTCACACAGCAAATGGAATCGGCGCTGGCGCATATGCGCGCGCGCGGGGGGCGGGTTTTGGCGCGCGAGGATTTTCCGGACATGGTTAGCGAGACGAATTTGCCGTGGCGTGAATGGGGCAGGGGGCTGACGCTCGCGGAACAGCTGGAAAAAGTGGAGCGGAGTATTCTCGAAGAGCTGCTCGAGAGTTTGCCTCCCGGGCAGCGCTCCAGTCGCGCTCTTGCGCGGCAATTGGGTATTTCACATACGGCGGTGGCCAACAAGTTGCGCAAGCACAAATTGACAGTGCACTAA